From the Terriglobia bacterium genome, the window GGATATTGAGTTCGAACGCCAGTTTATAGCTCCCGAAGCGGTCGAATAGTTTTCCGCCAATTACTCCGGCGGGAGAACAGACCATGCCCGTCACGAGCAGCATCATTCCATTGACCTTGGGAAAAGCCGCAGGGCCGTAGAAGTGGCCCGTGATCGTGTTCGAGCAGACAAAGGTCCACCCGAAGCCCATTCCATAAAAGATCGCGGCCAGGAAGGCGATCTTGAGCGCGTAGGGGTTGACCCGCATGGCCAATACCGAGCCGGCCACATAGCAGCATAGACCAATCATAAACGCGTAGCGCGCGGCCATTATGTCCATCAGCCACCCGCCGATCAACCGCCCGCCGATCCCAGCCAGGGTGAACAGCCCCATGGCCCAAGCCGCATCCGCCGCGGAAATGCCCGCGCCCTTCAAGTGCAGAATCCAATGCGCGGTGAAAAAGAAAAACGGAAATTGGCAGGCGATCCCGCCGGTTAGAATCAACCAGTAGGTCGGCGTCTTATAAGCCTCCCACGGGGTCCACGGATGCTTCGTGACCAATGTATTCTCCGGGGAACCGTGCGCGCCGAGGGCCTCTTCCGGCAGCCCATCCACGAGTTGTCCCAGATCTTCCGGTCTTTCTTTTACAAAAAGAAAGGCGATGATCGCGGACAGCACCGCGATCCCCGCCACAACCTGCCAGGCTTGCCGCCAGTTGCCTCCATTCGCCGCCAGCACCCGGTTGATCAACGGCGCGGCGACAAAGCCTGCTGCGCCGGAGGCCCCCAGGGTAATGGCCATGGCTCTTCCCCGGTAGCGCTTGAACCAGCGCGTCACGATCGTGGCCGCCGGTACGATGGTGCCGAAGCTGATGCCGGTGCCGATCAAAACCCCAAAACTCACCAGGTAGTGCCAGGGACGAGTCGCGAAGAACGCCAGCCAAACCGCGCCCAGGAGAATGAGCGTGGACCCGATCCCGAACGTCACCTTGATGCCCCAGCGCAGGATGACGGCTGCCACCACAATCGAGGGCAGCCCGATGAACAGGTTCAGCAGGGTGAAACCCAGGCCGAACGTGCTGCGGCTCATGGCAATCTCTTTC encodes:
- a CDS encoding MFS transporter, giving the protein MVNKKGFYGWKLVAALYSLDFLNMGFPLYGGAVIHTYMVKEIAMSRSTFGLGFTLLNLFIGLPSIVVAAVILRWGIKVTFGIGSTLILLGAVWLAFFATRPWHYLVSFGVLIGTGISFGTIVPAATIVTRWFKRYRGRAMAITLGASGAAGFVAAPLINRVLAANGGNWRQAWQVVAGIAVLSAIIAFLFVKERPEDLGQLVDGLPEEALGAHGSPENTLVTKHPWTPWEAYKTPTYWLILTGGIACQFPFFFFTAHWILHLKGAGISAADAAWAMGLFTLAGIGGRLIGGWLMDIMAARYAFMIGLCCYVAGSVLAMRVNPYALKIAFLAAIFYGMGFGWTFVCSNTITGHFYGPAAFPKVNGMMLLVTGMVCSPAGVIGGKLFDRFGSYKLAFELNILLSLTGIIALAFATMPRPATRMSDAQAAAA